The genomic DNA GAGGCGAAGGAGCTTCCTAACGATTTTAAAATTCCAGTCTTTGATTTAAAGCGATTGCGCCCAATCGTGAGAGATCAATACAACCCAAGTCTAGAATTTGCATTGCGCTATGCAATCACAGGTGGCACATTAGGTCATGACTTTGCCCTAAGAGTAATTGCGAAAAATTGGTTTACAAGACTTTGCACTGGTGTTGATTGCTCTTACTGAGCTTGATTTTATAGCTTACATAAAGCCCAAAAGACGAGTGACTGCGCGAAGCGCAGCCACTTGTCTTTTGGGCTTTATGTCCTAAGCAAACCCTACATTGTTATATTTTTTGCTCAAAGGTATTATGATAATGATTATCATTATTTTAGCAAAACTCAAAAATGCGCTTAAATACATCTACAAAAACATCCTCAAAGGTAGGCTCCAAAAGATCTTCGAGCAAAGGATTTAGAATTTATTCGGCGGCGGTAGTAATCGCGATCGCTAGCAGCGTTACTGCTTGTACTGTTACCACTCCCACCGAGACGACTACGACTACAGCAGCTACTACGACCGCAGCCACATCTCCAGCAAAAACAGAAAGCTTTCCTCTAGTCGTGGCGACAAACTCTGTAGCATGTGCCTTGGCTAAGCAAATTGCAGGCGATACGATTGATCTGAAATGTCTGATCGAAGCGGGGACAGATCCTCATCTTTATCAACCTAAGCCCGATGATCGTAAAGCGATCGACTCGGCAAAGTTAGTTCTCTATGGTGGTTATGACTTTGAGCCAAGTCTGATCAAATTAATTCAAGCTAGTTCTAATACAGCGCCCAAAATAGCGGTTAACGAGGTTGCTGTGCCAAGTCCCTTGATGTCTGAAGAAGCACATGACCATGCTCATGATAAAGAAGAAAAAAAAGATGCTACATCTGAAAAATCTGATAAAAAAGCTGAAAAAGAAGCCGATCCCCATGTTTGGAACAATGCCCAGAATGGCATCAAAATTACTCAGTCCATCAGCAAAAGCTTGAGTACGCTCCGCCCCGATCAAGCGGAAACCTATGCTAAAAACACCGCCAAAATCGTCAGCGAACTCGAACAAATCGATACTTGGATCAAAGCGCAAATCGCCACAATTCCTGAAGGTTCACGCAAGCTGGTCACGACTCATGATGCCCTTGGCTATTATGCCAAAGCCTATGGCATTCCCGTTGAAGGTGCTTTAAATGGAATTAGCACTGAGGAGCAACCAACACCAACTAGAGTTAAAGAACTC from Pseudanabaena sp. BC1403 includes the following:
- a CDS encoding metal ABC transporter solute-binding protein, Zn/Mn family, whose amino-acid sequence is MRLNTSTKTSSKVGSKRSSSKGFRIYSAAVVIAIASSVTACTVTTPTETTTTTAATTTAATSPAKTESFPLVVATNSVACALAKQIAGDTIDLKCLIEAGTDPHLYQPKPDDRKAIDSAKLVLYGGYDFEPSLIKLIQASSNTAPKIAVNEVAVPSPLMSEEAHDHAHDKEEKKDATSEKSDKKAEKEADPHVWNNAQNGIKITQSISKSLSTLRPDQAETYAKNTAKIVSELEQIDTWIKAQIATIPEGSRKLVTTHDALGYYAKAYGIPVEGALNGISTEEQPTPTRVKELVEVIKTSKVPTIFAEVSINPKLITTVAKEANVKVSERELYADGLGAKGSEAETYAGMLIANTRTIVEGLGGKYTAFQLKTP